A genomic stretch from Schistosoma haematobium chromosome 4, whole genome shotgun sequence includes:
- the RPS3 gene encoding 40S ribosomal protein S3, variant 3 (EggNog:ENOG410VC8Q~COG:S), with protein MTTISSPFLSFPLSQSLSLPPLFSNTSNLSHDFTNPQLTMPLKPDNVLTPDSFMSDTNCDTVDKQEEKDGPICYCCGGPPTCEEAFLLCKDCGLNVSVLEEEHSTSSTAKKCIGDEIPISSTLTASTSVQKRAYCSTTFMSLPSKIHLPHFAGYDLSCSSIFEHSHEKKKSRLVNPTSLVPLLRFDHKLVRSHPQIDYVNLFSAGNQVNVTPSINYTHQNIRSRFMADKPDQYVQAFCSSTKPYVSSSNFSGNSELSSNVPWRPEPFPLDYICGENLLNTSFSSSVGLTKPTKTPETSTIVVSKLPESVDVIFPNPNATQSSSSECNSYASVSAHTSCSDIVQVSGNYPLPFTHSSTKSSKDSKNVSQVEEETQNNLKTTVFKHEPRKRKSQNHTSTVMVEVNTTDHTNSSFFHSNNNIITKCDAKSTLNSVQEHQSSSCATTVLTQLTHSLGFTPSTICEQLSYPFSHGVITHAASSVLSRPQCTTNHAPRSSNAVRRSVGTSRRPILPNHLRKYPNTLLLNTRLGFKSVCNTAAIQSIHHIRSDIKPIPYHDRPPFTQYHRQNVSSTIYESSSRKQVTSICENKPPILNSFIIASKTGIVTSTNTSVITPSFKIDVLPNYITANLIPTNLTYMNTVYYSSPEEDFLWKSQFFGKKNAQQLIYTLIYLFAKLLHLRNSHQLHQLRFGLNSQLKVVYFNDNNDDEINNNQIKPDTSHLTLKDDPIMSSKKCINDKNGNSGLIYRPDPSCSLLAKSITSMSSSSSLSSPIPRTTVTNVSDQNIHSYFDYLDENTPRDYTVKQNAKLQNKINRYSSILLPRSGTNEQQLLTTTSSGINFIFDHNSLNNHERCIVCYHEFYVSKRLSSIGQSLKNNYFLTWQTNCSTKNSWFNCRPIEPDLLATILRKIESTLAYTAVQIKQRRQSRVNSLSNELGSNQNLIIKSTSSRLSRVKNNLQSNYHLQIKQLNSCYSASSNSPLNLVTKKHKNQNGADVNDWIFKTSGCKQSNFQDNVVGGTLESEF; from the exons ATGACGACTATTTCATCTCCGTTTTTGTCTTTTCCATTATCTCAAAGCTTATCATTACCACCGTTGTTTTCTAATACGTCGAATTTATCGCATGATTTTACCAATCCTCAGTTAACTATGCCTTTAAAACCTGATAATGTATTAACACCTGATTCATTCATGTCTGACACGAACTGTGATACAGTCGACAAACAGGAAGAGAAAGATGGTCCTATTTGTTATTGTTGTGGTGGTCCACCAACATGTGAAGAAGCCTTTCTTTTATGTAAGGACTGTGGCCTTAACG TCAGTGTTCTAGAAGAGGAACATTCTACAAGTTCTACAGCTAAGAAATGTATTGGAGACGAAATTCCAATTTCAAGTACATTAACAGCATCAACTAGTGTTCAGAAGAGAGCTTACTGTTCAACTACTTTTATGTCTCTTCCTTCGAAAATTCATTTACCACACTTTGCTGGTTATGATCTTAGTTGTTCTAGTATTTTTGAGCATTCTcatgaaaagaagaaaagtcGACTGGTAAACCCGACAAGTTTAGTCCCTTTACTTCGTTTTGACCACAAGCTGGTGCGTTCACATCCCCAAATTGattatgttaatttatttagtgCTGGGAACCAGGTGAATGTGACTCCCTCCATAAATTACACTCATCAAAATATTAGATCTCGTTTTATGGCAGATAAACCTGATCAGTATGTTCAGGCTTTTTGTTCATCTACTAAACCTTACGTGTCATCCTCTAATTTTTCTGGGAATTCTGAACTTTCTTCCAATGTACCTTGGAGACCTGAGCCTTTCCCTTTGGATTATATATGTGGGGAGAACCTATTAAACACCTCATTTAGTTCGAGTGTTGGTTTGACTAAACCAACTAAGACTCCAGAGACGTCCACAATCGTTGTCTCAAAGCTTCCTGAGTCAGTCGATGTAATATTTCCAAACCCAAATGCTACACAAAGCTCATCTTCAGAATGTAACAGCTACGCTTCTGTATCGGCCCACACTTCTTGTAGTGATATAGTACAAGTGTCTGGAAATTATCCGTTACCATTTACACATTCGTCGACAAAGAGTTCAAAAGATTCTAAAAATGTCAGTCAAGTTGAGGAGGAAACTCAAAATAATCTAAAAACTACCGTTTTTAAGCATGAACCACGGAAACGCAAGTCACAAAATCACACTAGTACAGTAATGGTGGAAGTAAATACAACCGATCACACAAATTCGTCATTTTTCCATtcgaataataatataataaccaAATGTGATGCTAAAAGTACTTTAAACTCAGTTCAGGAACATCAATCTTCTTCCTGTGCGACGACTGTACTTACTCAACTAACTCATTCTTTAGGGTTTACGCCTAGTACTATCTGTGAACAATTATCTTATCCTTTCAGTCATGGTGTAATCACTCATGCCGCGTCGTCTGTTTTAAGTCGACCACAGTGTACGACAAATCACGCTCCACGTTCATCGAATGCAGTCCGAAGGTCAGTGGGTACATCACGCAGACCAATATTACCAAATCATCTACGGAAGTATCCAAACACTTTATTACTTAACACCAGGTTAGGTTTCAAATCTGTCTGTAATACAGCTGCAATACAATCAATTCATCACATCAGGTCAGATATCAAGCCTATACCCTACCATGATAGACCACCATTCACACAGTATCATCGACAAAATGTTTCCTCTACTATATATGAATCCTCTAGTAGGAAACAGGTCACTTCAATTTGTGAAAACAAACCACCAATTCTTAATTCTTTCATCATTGCTTCAAAAACTGGTATTGTTACCAGTACCAATACAAGTGTAATCACTCCATCTTTTAAAATAGACGTTTTACCAAACTATATTACTGCAAACCTTATTCCAACGAATCTAACGTATATGAATACGGTTTATTATTCATCTCCTGAAGAAGACTTCTTGTGGAAATCACAATTTTTCGGTAAGAAGAACGCTCAACAACTGATTTACACATTAATTTACTTATTTGCTAAATTACTTCACTTACGTAACAGTCATCAATTGCATCAGTTACGCTTTGGATTGAATAGTCAATTAAAAGTGGTTTATTTCAATGATAATAACGACGACGAgatcaataacaatcaaattaaaCCGGACACTTCACATTTAACTCTGAAAGACGATCCAATAATGTCATCTAAAAAGtgtataaatgataaaaatggaAATTCTGGCTTAATATATAGACCAGATCCAAGCTGTTCTTTACTCGCGAAATCAATCACTTCAATGTCTTCTTCATCTTCGTTATCATCACCAATACCAAGAACAACTGTGACGAATGTGTCTGATCAaaacattcattcatatttCGATTATTTAGATGAGAATACACCACGAGATTATACAGTGAAACAAAATGCTAaattacagaataaaataaatcgTTATAGTAGTATTTTATTGCCTCGATCAGGTACAAACGAACAACAACTACTGACTACTACTAGTTCAGGAATCAATTTTATATTTGAtcataattcattgaataatcatgAGCGTTGTATTGTTTGTTATCATGAATTTTATGTGTCCAAAAGACTTAG TTCAATAGGTCAATCACTAAAGAATAACTATTTTCTAACATGGCAAACAAATTGTTCAACAAAGAATTCATGGTTTAATTGCCGTCCAATTGAACCAGATCTACTGGCTACAATTCTTCGTAAAATTGAGTCGACTTTAGCATATACTGCTGTACAAATAAAACAACGGAGACAATCTAGAGTCAATTCATTATCAAATGAGCTGGGATCAAATCAAAATCTTATTATCAAGTCAACTTCATCAAGATTGTCGAGAGTGAAAAACAATCTGCAATCTAACTATCATTTACAAATTAAACAACTGAATTCATGTTATAGTGCTAGTAGTAATTCTCCACTGAATTTAGTaacaaaaaaacataaaaatcaaAATGGTGCTGATGTCAATGATTGGATATTCAAGACAAGTGGTTGTAAACAGTCCAACTTTCAAGATAATGTAGTTGGTGGGactttggaatcagagttttga
- the RPS3 gene encoding 40S ribosomal protein S3, variant 2 (EggNog:ENOG410VC8Q~COG:S) has protein sequence MNNNGLSKSNSVIVCPPVSVLEEEHSTSSTAKKCIGDEIPISSTLTASTSVQKRAYCSTTFMSLPSKIHLPHFAGYDLSCSSIFEHSHEKKKSRLVNPTSLVPLLRFDHKLVRSHPQIDYVNLFSAGNQVNVTPSINYTHQNIRSRFMADKPDQYVQAFCSSTKPYVSSSNFSGNSELSSNVPWRPEPFPLDYICGENLLNTSFSSSVGLTKPTKTPETSTIVVSKLPESVDVIFPNPNATQSSSSECNSYASVSAHTSCSDIVQVSGNYPLPFTHSSTKSSKDSKNVSQVEEETQNNLKTTVFKHEPRKRKSQNHTSTVMVEVNTTDHTNSSFFHSNNNIITKCDAKSTLNSVQEHQSSSCATTVLTQLTHSLGFTPSTICEQLSYPFSHGVITHAASSVLSRPQCTTNHAPRSSNAVRRSVGTSRRPILPNHLRKYPNTLLLNTRLGFKSVCNTAAIQSIHHIRSDIKPIPYHDRPPFTQYHRQNVSSTIYESSSRKQVTSICENKPPILNSFIIASKTGIVTSTNTSVITPSFKIDVLPNYITANLIPTNLTYMNTVYYSSPEEDFLWKSQFFGKKNAQQLIYTLIYLFAKLLHLRNSHQLHQLRFGLNSQLKVVYFNDNNDDEINNNQIKPDTSHLTLKDDPIMSSKKCINDKNGNSGLIYRPDPSCSLLAKSITSMSSSSSLSSPIPRTTVTNVSDQNIHSYFDYLDENTPRDYTVKQNAKLQNKINRYSSILLPRSGTNEQQLLTTTSSGINFIFDHNSLNNHERCIVCYHEFYVSKRLSSIGQSLKNNYFLTWQTNCSTKNSWFNCRPIEPDLLATILRKIESTLAYTAVQIKQRRQSRVNSLSNELGSNQNLIIKSTSSRLSRVKNNLQSNYHLQIKQLNSCYSASSNSPLNLVTKKHKNQNGADVNDWIFKTSGCKQSNFQDNVVAHPTCLDYWPELTERARQSPWQCSDCKTCTVCNSSEYKVSFIVLSFRKNVFFYC, from the exons ATGAATAATAATGGCTTGTCAAAATCAAATTCTGTAATCGTATGTCCTCCAGTCAGTGTTCTAGAAGAGGAACATTCTACAAGTTCTACAGCTAAGAAATGTATTGGAGACGAAATTCCAATTTCAAGTACATTAACAGCATCAACTAGTGTTCAGAAGAGAGCTTACTGTTCAACTACTTTTATGTCTCTTCCTTCGAAAATTCATTTACCACACTTTGCTGGTTATGATCTTAGTTGTTCTAGTATTTTTGAGCATTCTcatgaaaagaagaaaagtcGACTGGTAAACCCGACAAGTTTAGTCCCTTTACTTCGTTTTGACCACAAGCTGGTGCGTTCACATCCCCAAATTGattatgttaatttatttagtgCTGGGAACCAGGTGAATGTGACTCCCTCCATAAATTACACTCATCAAAATATTAGATCTCGTTTTATGGCAGATAAACCTGATCAGTATGTTCAGGCTTTTTGTTCATCTACTAAACCTTACGTGTCATCCTCTAATTTTTCTGGGAATTCTGAACTTTCTTCCAATGTACCTTGGAGACCTGAGCCTTTCCCTTTGGATTATATATGTGGGGAGAACCTATTAAACACCTCATTTAGTTCGAGTGTTGGTTTGACTAAACCAACTAAGACTCCAGAGACGTCCACAATCGTTGTCTCAAAGCTTCCTGAGTCAGTCGATGTAATATTTCCAAACCCAAATGCTACACAAAGCTCATCTTCAGAATGTAACAGCTACGCTTCTGTATCGGCCCACACTTCTTGTAGTGATATAGTACAAGTGTCTGGAAATTATCCGTTACCATTTACACATTCGTCGACAAAGAGTTCAAAAGATTCTAAAAATGTCAGTCAAGTTGAGGAGGAAACTCAAAATAATCTAAAAACTACCGTTTTTAAGCATGAACCACGGAAACGCAAGTCACAAAATCACACTAGTACAGTAATGGTGGAAGTAAATACAACCGATCACACAAATTCGTCATTTTTCCATtcgaataataatataataaccaAATGTGATGCTAAAAGTACTTTAAACTCAGTTCAGGAACATCAATCTTCTTCCTGTGCGACGACTGTACTTACTCAACTAACTCATTCTTTAGGGTTTACGCCTAGTACTATCTGTGAACAATTATCTTATCCTTTCAGTCATGGTGTAATCACTCATGCCGCGTCGTCTGTTTTAAGTCGACCACAGTGTACGACAAATCACGCTCCACGTTCATCGAATGCAGTCCGAAGGTCAGTGGGTACATCACGCAGACCAATATTACCAAATCATCTACGGAAGTATCCAAACACTTTATTACTTAACACCAGGTTAGGTTTCAAATCTGTCTGTAATACAGCTGCAATACAATCAATTCATCACATCAGGTCAGATATCAAGCCTATACCCTACCATGATAGACCACCATTCACACAGTATCATCGACAAAATGTTTCCTCTACTATATATGAATCCTCTAGTAGGAAACAGGTCACTTCAATTTGTGAAAACAAACCACCAATTCTTAATTCTTTCATCATTGCTTCAAAAACTGGTATTGTTACCAGTACCAATACAAGTGTAATCACTCCATCTTTTAAAATAGACGTTTTACCAAACTATATTACTGCAAACCTTATTCCAACGAATCTAACGTATATGAATACGGTTTATTATTCATCTCCTGAAGAAGACTTCTTGTGGAAATCACAATTTTTCGGTAAGAAGAACGCTCAACAACTGATTTACACATTAATTTACTTATTTGCTAAATTACTTCACTTACGTAACAGTCATCAATTGCATCAGTTACGCTTTGGATTGAATAGTCAATTAAAAGTGGTTTATTTCAATGATAATAACGACGACGAgatcaataacaatcaaattaaaCCGGACACTTCACATTTAACTCTGAAAGACGATCCAATAATGTCATCTAAAAAGtgtataaatgataaaaatggaAATTCTGGCTTAATATATAGACCAGATCCAAGCTGTTCTTTACTCGCGAAATCAATCACTTCAATGTCTTCTTCATCTTCGTTATCATCACCAATACCAAGAACAACTGTGACGAATGTGTCTGATCAaaacattcattcatatttCGATTATTTAGATGAGAATACACCACGAGATTATACAGTGAAACAAAATGCTAaattacagaataaaataaatcgTTATAGTAGTATTTTATTGCCTCGATCAGGTACAAACGAACAACAACTACTGACTACTACTAGTTCAGGAATCAATTTTATATTTGAtcataattcattgaataatcatgAGCGTTGTATTGTTTGTTATCATGAATTTTATGTGTCCAAAAGACTTAG TTCAATAGGTCAATCACTAAAGAATAACTATTTTCTAACATGGCAAACAAATTGTTCAACAAAGAATTCATGGTTTAATTGCCGTCCAATTGAACCAGATCTACTGGCTACAATTCTTCGTAAAATTGAGTCGACTTTAGCATATACTGCTGTACAAATAAAACAACGGAGACAATCTAGAGTCAATTCATTATCAAATGAGCTGGGATCAAATCAAAATCTTATTATCAAGTCAACTTCATCAAGATTGTCGAGAGTGAAAAACAATCTGCAATCTAACTATCATTTACAAATTAAACAACTGAATTCATGTTATAGTGCTAGTAGTAATTCTCCACTGAATTTAGTaacaaaaaaacataaaaatcaaAATGGTGCTGATGTCAATGATTGGATATTCAAGACAAGTGGTTGTAAACAGTCCAACTTTCAAGATAATGTAGTTG CTCACCCAACCTGCTTAGATTATTGGCCAGAATTAACAGAACGTGCACGTCAATCTCCATGGCAGTGTTCAGATTGTAAAACTTGTACAGTTTGTAATAGTAGTGAATACAAAGTGAGTTTCATCGTTTTGTCATTTaggaaaaatgtatttttctACTGTTGA